The Phormidium ambiguum IAM M-71 nucleotide sequence CAACGCTTGCAAAAAGGTATGCGCCTAGAAGCCGACCCTACGGTTGAATATGGATTAAATATCCAGCAAACAGCCGATCAACCACTAACTTTTAAACAAGTTAGAACACCTTCTCCTTATAATACTTATCTGAATCGCGGTTTACCTCCAACCCCGATCGCTAGTCCAGGGAAAGCTAGTTTACAAGCTACCCTGAATCCAGAAAAAACTGATTATCTGTTTTTTGTGGCTCGTTATGATGGTACTCATGTCTTCAGTCGCACTTTAGCAGAACATAATGCTGCTGTGGCAGCGATTCGCAAACAAAGAGTACAACAGCAAGTACAACAGCAAAACCAGGGCACAACTGCTAAACCTAATTCAAATTAGTGTTAATTTGGCAGTAGAGAATGATAGTGATGAGTTTTGTTTTTTCCCTTTTTATCAGAGGCAAAATTCATCACTAAAAACTCAAATGTTAGCCTTTTACTGATGACCAATTACCAAATAAATTTTTATGTCTTGGGGCGCACTGTTACAGCCAGACTTAATTTTAGAAGGCACTATTCTCCGTCTAACACCGGAAATTCTTGAGTATTACCAACTGAAAGGTTTGGTGTTAGATGTGGATGAAACCTTAGTACCTATGAAAGTTTCTCAAGCTTCTGATGAACTACTACACTGGGTCGAAGAAATTCGTCAAGTAGCTCAATTATGGCTGGTAAGTAATAACATAAGTGAATTGAGAATTGGTAGAATTGCTCAAGCTTTGAATTTGCCTTATATTTTTGGTGCTAGCAAGCCTTCTCGTCGCAAGTTAAGAAGGGCAGTTAATGAAATGAATTTGCCGATCGAACAAGTGGCAATGGTTGGCGATCGCTTATTCACCGATGTCCTAGCAGGTAATCGTTTGGGAATGTTCACTATTTTAGTCGAACCGATCGTTCCTACCGGAGAAGCAATTCAATCTTACCCAATTCACACTCTAGAAGTTTGGTTATCCCAAGTTCTCGGCGCAACTATCCCCGCTAAAAAACGGCACATTAAATAAGTATCAGGGGATCTGCGGGGGTAGGGGGAATGCCCAAAGAAAATGTAGAATTACTATTTGGATAAAATCTAAAATTTAACTTCTAAAATCGATCGATTTTATGAATCAAACTATAGTTGTTAAAATTGGTACTTCTAGCTTAACTAATCCTGCTACTGGTAACTTAGCTCTTTCGACAATTGCGGGTTTAGTGGAAGTTCTTAGCCGTCTCCGTGCTGCCGGAAATAATGTAATTTTAGTATCATCAGGGGCAGTAGGTGTAGGTTGTGCGCGTTTGGGGTTACAGGAACGTCCGCGTAATATGGCGGTGAAACAAGCAGTAGCTGCTGTGGGACAAGGTAGATTAATGCGCGTTTACGATGATTTATTTACTTCCTTACAACAACCGATCGCACAAGTATTACTCACTCGTAGCGATTTAGTCCAACGCAGTCGCTATGTTAATGCTTATAACACTTTTGAAGCATTATTAAAGCTGGGTGTCATTCCCATTGTCAATGAAAATGATACAGTCGCCATTGAAGAGTTGAAATTTGGCGATAATGACACTCTTTCTGCCAGAGTTGCTAGTTTATTAGAAGCAGATTGGTTGTTCTTACTTACGGATGTCGATCGACTTTATTCCGCAGATCCGCGCAGTAATCCTAATGCTCAACCTATTACTTTAGTAACTAACATCGATCAATTAGCAGAATTAGAAGTACAAACAGGCGATCGCGGTTCTCAATGGGGTACTGGTGGTATGATTACGAAAATTGCCGCCGCTCGTATTGCTACTGCGGCTGGAGTTCGCACAGTAATTACCGAAGGCAAAAACCCAGGAAATTTGGAAAAAATCCTAGCGGGAGAAGCAATAGGTACTCATTTTGAACCGCAAACGCAACACAGCAATGCTCGCAAACGCTGGATTGCTCACGGTTTAGTTCCCGCTGGTAAAATTTACTTGGATCGAGGTGCAGTAAGTGCGATCGCTAAAGCCGGAAAATCCCTTCTAGCTGCCGGAATAACTCAAGTAGAAGGTGAATTTCATGCATCTGATGCTGTGCAATTATGCGACACTACTGGTCAAGAAATTGCTAGAGGAATTGTCAACTACAGTAGTAGCGAACTGCAAAAAATTCAAGGCCGTCAATCAAGCGAAATTACCGTAATTTTAGGCTACGCAGGTGCAGAAACCGTAGTTCATCGAGATAACTTAGTACTAATTTAACGTTGCTTATTGCCAATGTAATAACGGCAGAGTAATTGGTAATCATACCAAATCCGGCTTTAATACCCCTGTTATTTTTTAGTCCGCCTTCGCGGACTTAGTTTGTGTAGATGCGGTTTCAACCGCCGAGTCTTATCAGAGGGTTTTAACTGCATTGTATATTTTTGTTTTTAGGCAAAAATCTTCCATCCTTTCCCCACCTCCCAATCCCCCCATCTCCCCATCAGCCTAAATATTAAATTTAAATGTCTAGCAGTTTAATTATAATGACGACCTTCTGATTCGCACTTTTTCGCCAAACAGCGTTCTAATAATTCAATCCTGTAAAAGTACCAGAACTTATAAGGATTTAATATCAATTTAGTTTTAGAGCTAAACAAAGGCTGGTTGAGAAAGCGCCACACAGGAAATTTAATTTTAGTTTGATGATTAGACATAGGAGTTAAAACCAAAATAATCAAGTGGTGATATCTTTACGGACACTTTTAATTTTTCGCGTCCCTTATGAACCTGTTATTATTACTGTCGCAAATATCTAAATCACTTGTCTTGGTGAGGATTGCTGAATACAAAGAAAAATTTTTGGATAAGTTAGGTATTTTCCCTGAAACATTAGCTTACTGGTGTTACTTAATTTTGTGTAGTTAAGTAAATCCAATATAAAAAAGAATTATATCATAATATGTGCAGGATTCAAATTTTTGCTAATAAATTTAATTTGTTTGTAATTAAAATTTAATTAATTACTCAAATTGCTGTAGGTAATTGGTAGTGGGTAAGGGAAAGTAGGATCTTTTTCCACCAAGCACCAACTACCGACTACCAATCAACAGACCACTAGAGATCTTGGTTTACTTACGTTCGGGGTGTTCTGACTCTGGGGAAGTAGGATTCATCCGATTAATAGCCGCAATCATCTGATAAAGTCTTCCCAAGTCGCGTTGATTAAAATACATCACCAGACGAGGTAAATTAAAAGTTTCGTCACCTGTTTCTTGTGGAAAAGCTGAAGTTTTTTCGATTCGTCCTTTTACCAGAATGTCTGAAAAATTTTCGTTCAACCACTCAACATCCGCATCTTTTAGTTCAGATTTGAGCCGAATCACAAACTGTTCTCCAACGTAACGACTGGAGTGATAAACTCGATAAAAACTGGTTATTGCTTCGCAAGCTACGTCTAAGTCATCTGTAATTGTGTAGACGCTGCGATCTTCAGGATTAACTAATCCACGTTTGACTAGATGCTTTTCGACATATCTATCCCAGTCTGTCCAATAATCACCGCCTGGACTATCTATCAAAATTAACGGTACAGGGCCATATCTACCAGTTTGGCAAAGAGTCAAACACTCAAAAGCTTCATCTTGAGTGCCAAAACCACCGGGAAAAACTCCAATCGCATCACTTTCTCGTAATAAAAACAGCTTGCGTGTGAAAAAATACTTAAAGTGAATTAACTTGCCATCTCCGTCGATAAATTGGTTAGCTGACTGTTCAAAGGGCAGCTGGATATTTAAACCAAAAGAGTTTTCTTTCCCTGCACCTTCATTTCCCGCCTGCATAATGCCGCCACCGCCACCAGTCATGAGCATGAATCCTAACTCAGTGACCCGACGACCAAAATCTACAGCCATTTGGTACTCTGGAGTATCTGGTGACACACGAGCCGAACCAAAAAAGGTAACTTTGCGAATATGTCGGTAGGGATAAAAAGTTTGGAAGCCCCGTTCCATATCTAGTAAGGAAGCAGTTAATATCTTCCAATCAAGGCGATCGATCTCAGTAGTACCCATTCGTAACAAGGTAGCCAGTGATTGCTCGATCCATTTCTTATACTTATGCGAGGGTAGCCGCTCGATTAACTCTGCCAACTCCGATGGCAAAGATTCATGGGTATTGAACGAGGGTGTAATGTTCATAATTTATTCCGCTCTGGCGGGTACTTTATTGTAGCTAGTTTCTTGTCCCAAAATATACTTTTGGTTGTCAGAAACTTTCACAATTTCACCGCAGATGAGGTTATTAAAGTATATCCACAATCAAATGTTAAAAGCGTCTTAAATCCTAGCGATCGAAGACGCTAATTAAACTAATGGGAAACGAAGCGGCTTTCCCAGTCGCCTAATTCAAGTACTATTTAGCTTGATTGGATTATCTCAGAACTAACTAGCCCAACACAGAAAAAATAATTAACTATTCAAAGACCATGAATAATTATTCCCGGAATTTCAGAAAACTCAGAGAATTTTAAATTCTGTGTAACGTTCCTAGAGGTTTAGAGATATTTTTCCAAAGTATTAGCTAAAGTAGTCTTCGGAACCGCACCAACTACCATATCAACTCGCTGACCGCCTTTGAAAATCATCAGCGTCGGAATACTACGAATCCCAAACTTGCTGGCAACATTAGGATTCTCATCAGTATTGAGCTTAACAACTTTCACTTGACCTTCGTACTGCGTGGCAATTTCGTCTACCACGGGTGCGACCATCCGGCAAGGTCCACACCAAGGAGCCCAAAAGTCCACTAAAACAGGGATAGCACTATTAATTACTTCTGTCTCAAAAGTAGAGTCTGTAACTTGTAAGGCTGCTGACATGCCCTAAATTCCTTACCTAATATTATCTGATTTCCTTCGGCATTCTATCATACCGAAAAGCCATTGTTCTCTTATCCACAGGTAGATTAACTATAAGTGGCTAGAAAAATCAAAACTTTACTAATGTAAAAAATTACTACTGCCAAAAAGGAACCGCCCGAACATTAGTCCGGGCGGAGTGTGGTGTGAGGAGTGAACGGAAACATGCGTCTCCGCTTTCTCTATTGTAGGCCACAGAATCAGTTTTAGGGTGACTTAACAACAGATACAGAAAAATTTCCTCACTTTAATTTTTTTTGAGTAAAACTACTTACCCATACCCAATTGTTGAGCTTTTTGATATACCTTACCTTCAGTTAACAAAGAAGGAGCAATTACCACCTCAACTTGCTGCATTTCTTTGATGTTTTTCGCTCCTAAAGTACCCATACTGGTCTGTAAAGCTCCTAGTAAGTTATGAGTACCATCATCCAGAGCAGCAGGGCCGCGAAGAATTTGTTTTAATGTCCCAGTGGAACCAACACGAATTCGAGTACCACGCGGTAAAACTGGACTAGGAGTAGCCATACCCCAGTGATAACCGCGCCCAGGTGCTTCTTTGGCTCTAGCAAAAGGAGAACCAATCATCACCCCATCTGCGCCACAAGCAATACACTTACAAATGTCACCACCAGTGATTAAACCACCATCAGCAATCACTGTCACATAATTGCCTGTCTCCCGGAAATAATCATCTCTGGCGGCAGCACAATCAGCAACAGCAGTTGCTTGGGGGATACCAACACCCAAAACACCTCTAGAAGTGCAGGCTGCACCAGGCCCAATCCCCACTAATATCCCAGCAGCACCAGCTTTCATCAATTTCAAGGCAACTTCGTAGGTGACGCAGTTGCCCAAAATTACAGGAATGGGCATTTCCTGGCAGAACTTCGCTAAGTCCAGAGGTGTGATCGATTCTGGGGATAGGTGTTCGGTGGAAACTACAGTCGCTTGCACAAAAAATAAATCTGCTCCCGCTTTGGCAACTACTGAACCATATTTACTGGCTGCTGCGGGGGTGGCGCTAACTGCGGCAATACCACCTTGTTTTTTAATTTCTTCGATGCGTCGCTCAATTAGCTCTGGTTTAATAGGTGTTGCATAAAGTTCCTGCATCAGAGGAACAAACTCTTCTTTACCCACTGAAGCAATTCGATCTAAAATTGGCTCTGGATTTT carries:
- the trxA gene encoding thioredoxin, translating into MSAALQVTDSTFETEVINSAIPVLVDFWAPWCGPCRMVAPVVDEIATQYEGQVKVVKLNTDENPNVASKFGIRSIPTLMIFKGGQRVDMVVGAVPKTTLANTLEKYL
- a CDS encoding LOG family protein is translated as MNITPSFNTHESLPSELAELIERLPSHKYKKWIEQSLATLLRMGTTEIDRLDWKILTASLLDMERGFQTFYPYRHIRKVTFFGSARVSPDTPEYQMAVDFGRRVTELGFMLMTGGGGGIMQAGNEGAGKENSFGLNIQLPFEQSANQFIDGDGKLIHFKYFFTRKLFLLRESDAIGVFPGGFGTQDEAFECLTLCQTGRYGPVPLILIDSPGGDYWTDWDRYVEKHLVKRGLVNPEDRSVYTITDDLDVACEAITSFYRVYHSSRYVGEQFVIRLKSELKDADVEWLNENFSDILVKGRIEKTSAFPQETGDETFNLPRLVMYFNQRDLGRLYQMIAAINRMNPTSPESEHPERK
- a CDS encoding YqeG family HAD IIIA-type phosphatase, giving the protein MSWGALLQPDLILEGTILRLTPEILEYYQLKGLVLDVDETLVPMKVSQASDELLHWVEEIRQVAQLWLVSNNISELRIGRIAQALNLPYIFGASKPSRRKLRRAVNEMNLPIEQVAMVGDRLFTDVLAGNRLGMFTILVEPIVPTGEAIQSYPIHTLEVWLSQVLGATIPAKKRHIK
- the proB gene encoding glutamate 5-kinase, translating into MNQTIVVKIGTSSLTNPATGNLALSTIAGLVEVLSRLRAAGNNVILVSSGAVGVGCARLGLQERPRNMAVKQAVAAVGQGRLMRVYDDLFTSLQQPIAQVLLTRSDLVQRSRYVNAYNTFEALLKLGVIPIVNENDTVAIEELKFGDNDTLSARVASLLEADWLFLLTDVDRLYSADPRSNPNAQPITLVTNIDQLAELEVQTGDRGSQWGTGGMITKIAAARIATAAGVRTVITEGKNPGNLEKILAGEAIGTHFEPQTQHSNARKRWIAHGLVPAGKIYLDRGAVSAIAKAGKSLLAAGITQVEGEFHASDAVQLCDTTGQEIARGIVNYSSSELQKIQGRQSSEITVILGYAGAETVVHRDNLVLI
- a CDS encoding GuaB3 family IMP dehydrogenase-related protein: MDIQIGRGKAARRAYGIDEIALVPGPRTVDPSLADTRWRIGGIEREIPIIASAMDGVVDVRMAVELSQLGALGVLNLEGIQTRYENPEPILDRIASVGKEEFVPLMQELYATPIKPELIERRIEEIKKQGGIAAVSATPAAASKYGSVVAKAGADLFFVQATVVSTEHLSPESITPLDLAKFCQEMPIPVILGNCVTYEVALKLMKAGAAGILVGIGPGAACTSRGVLGVGIPQATAVADCAAARDDYFRETGNYVTVIADGGLITGGDICKCIACGADGVMIGSPFARAKEAPGRGYHWGMATPSPVLPRGTRIRVGSTGTLKQILRGPAALDDGTHNLLGALQTSMGTLGAKNIKEMQQVEVVIAPSLLTEGKVYQKAQQLGMGK